The following are encoded together in the Lactuca sativa cultivar Salinas chromosome 1, Lsat_Salinas_v11, whole genome shotgun sequence genome:
- the LOC111915743 gene encoding SH3 domain-containing protein 2 yields the protein MDAIRKQASKLREQVARQQQAVLKQFAGGLGGSEDIVANEVELQQQQKLEKLYISTRSAKHFQRDIVRGVEGFIVTGTKQVEIGTKLSEDSRKYGAENTCTSGSSLSKAAMSYSSARMDIEREREILLKALGTQVAEPLRGMVVGAPLEDARRHAQRYDRVRQEAEAQVIEVARRQAKVRESSGNVDNLSKFEAAQARLQELKSNMTVLGKEAVATMSAVEAQQQRLTLQRLISMVEAEKHHHQKVLNILDRLEGEMLQERQRIDASPIPMAAAVSSSPAHDEIEINGVSASQRNDNNCEDNLDYFLGEVIHPYQAESDAELSLTVGDYVVVRKVSSNGWAEGECQGKAGWFPLEYVERRDRILGSK from the exons ATGGATGCAATACGTAAACAAGCTTCGAAGCTCAGAGAACAGGTCGCTAGACAGCAACAG GCTGTCCTCAAACAATTTGCTGGTGGACTTGGAGGCTCTGAAGATATTGTAGCCAATGAAGTAGAACTTCAACAACAACAAAAGCTTGAAAAGCTTTACATATCAACCCGATCTGCTAAG CATTTTCAACGCGATATTGTCCGTGGTGTCGAGGGTTTTATTGTAACTGGAACCAAGCAAGTAGAAATTG gTACCAAACTCTCTGAAGACAGCAGGAAATATGGTGCTGAGAACACTTGCACTAGTGGTAGTTCATTATCCAAAGCAGCAATGAGTTATAGTAGTGCTCGAATGGATATCGAAAGGGAACGTGAAATTCTCTTGAAAGCCCTTGGCACACAG GTTGCAGAGCCTTTGAGAGGTATGGTAGTGGGAGCTCCTTTGGAGGATGCAAGACGTCATGCACAAAGATACGATAGAGTCAGACAAGAAGCTGAAGCTCAG GTGATTGAAGTTGCAAGAAGGCAGGCAAAAGTGAGGGAATCTAGTGGGAATGTTGATAATTTGTCAAAATTTGAAGCAGCTCAAGCTAGGCTTCAGGAGCTGAAGTCAAACATGACTGTATTGGGTAAAGAAGCTGTTGCTACCATGTCAGCTGTTGAAGCTCAACAACAGAGATTAACACTTCAACGACTTATATCCATG GTTGAGGCTGAAAAACATCATCATCAGAAAGTTCTAAACATACTTGATCGGCTTGAAGGGGAG ATGTTGCAAGAGCGTCAAAGAATAGATGCATCTCCTATTCCAATGGCAGCAGCAGTTTCTTCTTCTCCAGCTCatgatgaaattgaaatcaatggTGTATCTGCTTCTCAGAGAAATGATAATAACTGTGAAGATAATTTGGACTACTTTTTAGGAGAG GTTATACATCCATATCAAGCTGAGTCAGATGCTGAGTTGAGTTTAACAGTTGGGGACTACGTTGTTGTTCGAAAG GTGTCAAGCAATGGTTGGGCGGAAGGAGAATGTCAAGGGAAGGCAGGTTGGTTTCCGTTGGAGTATGTAGAACGCCGAGATCGGATTCTTGGTAGCAAGTAA
- the LOC128132186 gene encoding uncharacterized protein LOC128132186 — MEDYVNNPANMHDFSLMNTKAFANLKGSGGNIWEVFEVLDDARRAIFRNTVFGYFIDVPRLQGDALLFHKMFLHQIRPDPVLSPDGIKRLYFRVDNTKMVYGPEEFCLITSFNFGEYPKNIGRKGSEKLISSKKRCLLRERLFPDHTNSSVKIGDLKSLILNQTFLALDDLDAVRVCLIYILCEGFLGKEVNDRVPQDWFFFAENLDLWNRYIFFTLKVLFY; from the exons atggaagattatgtcaacaatcccgcaaatatg catgattttagtttaatgaatacgaaagcctttgcgaacctaaaaggctctggcggtaacatatgggaagtctttgaagttttagatgatgCCCGACGTGCTATTTTCAGAAATACCGTCTTTGGCTATTTTATTgatgtccctcgtttacaaggggacgctttattgtttcataaaatgttccttcatcagatccggccggaccctgttttatctccagatggaataaaacgtttatattttcgagtagacaataccaaaatggtttatggtccggaagagttttgtttgattaccagcttcaattttggggagtatccaaaaaacattgggagaaaagggtcggaaaaattaataagcagtaaaaaaagatgtttactgcgtgaacggctatttccggaccatactaatagttcggtgaaaatcggcgacctgaaaagtttaattttaaatcaaacattcctagcacttgacgaccttgatgcagttagagtatgtttgatatacattttgtgtgaaggttttttgggcaaagaagttaacgatcgggtgccacaagattggtttttttttgctgagaatttggatctctggaataggtatattttctttacgttaaaagttctattttattaa
- the LOC128132189 gene encoding uncharacterized protein LOC128132189 translates to MDVMKKTKEPVWEYLKSINPETWSRAHFKGNRYNLMSSNSAESINALSRHARKVPILMLIDFFRATMQQWWFQRRNFAAEATTTLTPWADEVVKENKKNFTKWDVRMISNTKCEVKKGAQNVIVDFQHMTCTCRHWQLDGIPCGHVIRCLTVNNYQDCSRFALNAYFTETLRKTYEESINPLPKPSEWEIPDDLMIVKPPIMDKRQPGRPRNTDRIPSQGEGPIIKECSTCGQLGHTRNNCTGRASGSRAGHIISTAEMAYNIGGSAGCSQTHNADFDIKQP, encoded by the exons atggatgttatgaaaaagacaaaagaaccagtatgggagtacttaaaaagtataaatccagaaacctggtcaagggcacattttaaagggaaccgatacaatcttatgtcgtccaacagtgcggagtctataaatgcattatctagacacgcacgtaaggtgccaatacttatgttgattgatttttttcgtgctacaatgcaacaatggtggtttcaaagacgtaactttgcag cggaagcaacaacaacacttaccccttgggcggatgaagttgtaaaagaaaacaagaaaaattttaccaaatgggatgttcgcatgatctcaaatacgaaatgcgaggtcaaaaagggggcacaaaatgtgattgttgattttcaacatatgacatgtacatgtaggcattggcaacttgatgggataccttgtggtcatgtcataagatgtttaacagtgaacaattaccaagactgctcgaggtttgcattaaatgcttactttaccgaaacactgaggaaaacatatgaggaatcaataaaccctctgccgaagccatccgaatgggagatccccgatgatttgatgattgttaagccacctataatggataaacgtcagccaggcaggccaagaaacacagaccgcattccatcccaaggcgagggtccaattataaaagagtgttctacatgtggtcaactaggacacacgagaaataattgtactggaagggcgtctggtagcagagcaggtcacataatttctactgcagaaatggcatataatattggtggttcagcgggttgctcacaaacccataacgctgattttgatataaaacaaccttga